One genomic segment of Sminthopsis crassicaudata isolate SCR6 chromosome 2, ASM4859323v1, whole genome shotgun sequence includes these proteins:
- the LOC141558145 gene encoding C2 calcium-dependent domain-containing protein 4B-like produces the protein MWCLERLLRVRTRPAATSAFAPSTFTNVLTPDSIPEFCIPPRLSPSPSLRPVRDRLQEEGLWPGVVGAREDPDLTDWDPRSQAALSLQHLPRRPTSYGFCALLESPNTRRKESLFLGGSAAAAALLLQPPARQLLRPRAHTYCGGGGGTCNPRGRRGAPHTADAAPSSGSASSSPCHAPRSRSRRRCRRLLRAPEGLLGRALRAGGSRVLARARSVSSAEDDDEDSDAAPDAGRVSNSAGPGAPSPPPPPSALGPPRERPEAESTVTLGHHGGALHLATQYCPASRRLRIRLLRAEGLYSGTAEPGAIGCRVSVTLVPPGKPRKQRSAVIRRSPNPVFNEDFFFDGLSEEDLRRTAVRVKAENKGRGLERDRLLGRAELELSSILL, from the coding sequence ATGTGGTGCCTGGAGCGGCTCCTGCGAGTGCGGACACGCCCAGCGGCTACCTCTGCCTTCGCCCCGTCCACCTTCACCAACGTTCTCACCCCAGACAGCATCCCGGAGTTCTGCATCCCGCCCCGGCTCTCGCCCAGCCCCTCCCTACGCCCCGTCCGAGACCGGCTGCAGGAGGAGGGGCTTTGGCCAGGCGTAGTGGGAGCCCGGGAGGACCCGGACCTCACGGACTGGGACCCGCGCTCGCAGGCCGCGCTCTCGCTGCAGCACCTGCCGCGCCGGCCCACCTCGTACGGCTTCTGCGCGCTGCTGGAGAGCCCCAACACCCGCCGGAAGGAGTCCCTTTTCCTCGGGGGCTCTGCAGCCGCTGCCGCCCTTCTTCTGCAGCCCCCGGCCCGGCAGTTGCTGCGCCCGCGGGCTCACACCTActgcggtggcggcggcggcacCTGCAACCCACGAGGGCGGAGGGGCGCCCCCCACACTGCCGACGCCGCCCCTTCCTCCGGCTCTGCCAGCTCGTCTCCCTGCCATGCCCCGCGTTCCCGGAGCCGCCGGCGCTGCCGCCGCCTCCTCCGCGCCCCCGAGGGGCTCCTGGGCCGGGCGCTGCGAGCCGGGGGGAGCCGCGTTCTGGCCCGAGCCCGCTCCGTCTCCAGCGCGGAGGACGACGACGAGGACTCCGATGCCGCGCCGGACGCAGGCCGCGTCTCCAACTCCGCGGGGCCGGGGGCTCCGTCCCCCCCGCCGCCCCCCTCCGCTCTGGGCCCACCGCGGGAGCGCCCGGAGGCCGAGAGCACCGTGACCCTGGGCCACCACGGCGGCGCCCTGCACTTGGCCACCCAGTACTGTCCGGCGTCCCGGCGGCTGCGCATCCGCCTGCTCCGAGCCGAGGGGCTGTACAGCGGCACGGCCGAGCCGGGGGCCATCGGCTGCAGGGTCAGCGTCACCTTGGTGCCCCCGGGGAAGCCGCGCAAGCAGCGCAGCGCCGTGATCCGGCGGAGCCCAAACCCAGTGTTTAACGAGGACTTCTTCTTCGACGGACTGTCCGAGGAGGACCTGCGCCGCACGGCGGTGAGGGTCAAGGCCGAGAACAAGGGCCGGGGCCTGGAGCGGGACCGGCTGCTAGGCCGGGCAGAGCTGGAGCTCAGCTCCATCCTTCTCTGA